Proteins from a single region of Cupriavidus sp. MP-37:
- a CDS encoding class I fructose-bisphosphate aldolase, with amino-acid sequence MDTSSELQATVDALAQAGKGLLAADESGPTIAKRFERIGVESSEENRRAWRNLLLGTPGLGEYISGVILYEETLGQRADDGTPLPELAARQGIVPGIKVDKGKIALALAPGDEITEGLDGLGKRLAGYRQQGARFAKWRAVYNVSDTLPGLAAVQANAEALARYAAICQQAGVVPIVEPEVLMDGAHTMARCAQVTEAVLHEVFHALHRHGVALEHMLLKPSMVLPGKDAGHAPPSEVAMQTVQVLKRTVPAAVPGIFFLSGGQTPAEATVNLDAMNRLGPLPWRLSFSYGRALQEPPLLAWRGDAANAAQAQQALLLRSRLNGLACVGKYEAALEGAAG; translated from the coding sequence ATGGATACATCAAGCGAACTGCAAGCCACCGTGGACGCCCTGGCACAAGCGGGCAAGGGCCTGCTGGCCGCCGACGAGAGCGGCCCGACCATTGCCAAGCGCTTCGAGCGCATCGGCGTGGAATCGAGCGAGGAAAACCGCCGCGCGTGGCGTAACCTGCTCCTGGGCACGCCTGGCCTGGGCGAGTACATCAGCGGCGTGATCCTGTACGAGGAAACGCTGGGCCAGCGCGCCGACGACGGCACACCGCTGCCGGAACTGGCCGCGCGCCAGGGCATCGTGCCGGGCATCAAGGTCGACAAGGGCAAGATCGCGCTGGCGCTCGCGCCCGGCGACGAAATCACCGAAGGCCTCGACGGGCTGGGCAAGCGTCTGGCCGGCTACCGGCAACAGGGCGCGCGCTTTGCCAAGTGGCGCGCGGTCTACAACGTGTCCGACACCCTGCCCGGGCTCGCCGCGGTGCAGGCCAATGCCGAGGCGCTGGCGCGCTACGCGGCGATCTGCCAGCAGGCCGGCGTGGTGCCGATTGTCGAACCGGAAGTACTGATGGATGGCGCCCACACCATGGCCCGTTGCGCCCAGGTGACCGAGGCCGTGCTGCACGAAGTGTTCCATGCCCTGCACCGCCACGGCGTGGCGCTGGAACACATGCTGCTCAAGCCCAGCATGGTGCTGCCCGGCAAGGATGCCGGCCATGCGCCACCGTCTGAAGTCGCCATGCAGACCGTGCAGGTGCTCAAGCGGACCGTGCCGGCGGCGGTCCCCGGCATTTTCTTCCTCTCCGGCGGACAAACCCCGGCCGAGGCCACCGTCAATCTCGACGCCATGAACCGGCTGGGCCCGCTGCCGTGGCGGCTGTCGTTCTCTTATGGGCGCGCGCTGCAGGAGCCGCCGCTGCTGGCCTGGCGCGGCGACGCTGCCAACGCCGCGCAAGCGCAACAGGCATTGCTGCTGCGCTCCAGGCTGAATGGCCTGGCTTGCGTGGGGAAATATGAGGCGGCGCTCGAGGGGGCGGCCGGCTGA
- a CDS encoding YaiI/YqxD family protein, whose protein sequence is MQILVDADACPVVVKEILYRAAQRVEVCVTLVANKYLRTPPSRFIKALQVPAGFDAADDRIVELVSSGDLVITADIPLAAAALDKGACVLDPRGIWFSLENIQERLTMREVMEQLRSSGIDTGGPAPYAAQDGKAFAGQLDRFLTSRALPGAAC, encoded by the coding sequence ATGCAAATACTGGTTGACGCAGACGCCTGCCCGGTTGTCGTGAAGGAAATCTTGTATCGGGCCGCGCAGCGTGTTGAAGTGTGCGTCACGCTGGTAGCGAACAAGTATCTGCGCACGCCGCCGTCCCGCTTTATCAAGGCACTGCAAGTGCCGGCGGGTTTCGATGCCGCCGATGACCGTATCGTCGAACTTGTCAGCAGCGGTGACCTCGTGATTACGGCGGACATACCTCTTGCAGCCGCGGCCCTTGACAAGGGCGCTTGCGTGCTCGATCCGCGAGGCATCTGGTTTAGCCTGGAGAATATCCAGGAGCGCCTGACGATGCGTGAGGTGATGGAGCAGCTCCGCAGTTCGGGCATCGATACCGGCGGCCCGGCGCCGTACGCCGCACAGGATGGCAAGGCGTTCGCTGGCCAATTGGATCGATTCCTTACAAGCCGTGCGTTGCCAGGTGCGGCCTGCTGA
- a CDS encoding dihydrofolate reductase family protein, giving the protein MITGHVFIATSLDGFIARPDGDIGWLLERDDPAEDHGYTDFIADKDAIVMGRGSYEKIVTMGEWAYDRPVLVLSRQLAGKPVPEPLQGKVRFLDATPADALAQLEAEGAQRVYVDGGQLVQSFLREGLIADMVITTVPVLIGAGRTLFGALPCDVSLVLESSRHFPSGLVQSSYRVLR; this is encoded by the coding sequence ATGATCACCGGACACGTCTTCATTGCCACCAGTCTTGACGGGTTTATCGCCCGGCCCGATGGCGACATCGGCTGGCTTCTGGAGCGGGATGATCCGGCCGAAGACCACGGCTACACCGACTTCATCGCCGACAAGGACGCGATCGTGATGGGCCGGGGCAGCTACGAAAAAATCGTCACGATGGGCGAATGGGCTTACGACCGCCCGGTGCTGGTGCTGTCCCGGCAACTGGCCGGCAAGCCGGTGCCCGAGCCGTTGCAGGGCAAGGTGCGGTTCTTGGATGCCACGCCGGCGGACGCGCTAGCGCAACTGGAGGCGGAAGGCGCGCAACGCGTCTATGTCGATGGCGGCCAGCTGGTTCAATCGTTCCTTCGCGAAGGCTTGATTGCCGACATGGTGATCACCACTGTGCCCGTGTTGATCGGGGCAGGCCGGACATTGTTCGGCGCGCTGCCGTGCGACGTGAGCCTGGTGCTGGAATCGAGCCGTCACTTCCCGTCGGGGCTGGTGCAGTCGTCTTACCGGGTGCTGCGCTGA